Proteins encoded within one genomic window of Candidatus Coatesbacteria bacterium:
- a CDS encoding 4Fe-4S dicluster domain-containing protein, whose translation MPATEKRDLSKIQRVLDKIFDMKEPPVARTRLLSTGMEIYNRLHNEGRDLSSDKGCIGCGNCVDSCPVLRREPERLERTAQRTSMALESIVGEDCEQCYSCALACPQTDLDIKQYIVDKRVTETLPKSKTFSHLDRYFAALVGLIFGLLLGILIAW comes from the coding sequence ATGCCCGCAACCGAAAAACGCGACCTCTCAAAGATCCAGCGTGTGCTGGACAAAATCTTCGATATGAAGGAACCCCCGGTGGCCCGCACCCGCCTGCTCTCCACCGGGATGGAGATCTACAACCGCCTGCACAACGAGGGCCGCGACCTCTCCTCGGACAAGGGCTGCATCGGCTGCGGCAACTGCGTCGACTCCTGCCCCGTGCTGCGCCGCGAACCCGAGCGCCTCGAACGCACCGCCCAACGCACCTCGATGGCCCTCGAGTCCATCGTCGGCGAGGACTGCGAACAGTGCTACTCCTGCGCCCTGGCCTGCCCGCAAACAGACCTGGACATCAAGCAATACATCGTCGACAAACGCGTCACCGAAACCCTGCCCAAATCCAAAACCTTCAGCCACCTCGACCGCTACTTCGCCGCCCTGGTGGGGCTGATCTTCGGCCTGCTGCTGGGCATCCTCATCGCCTGGTAG
- a CDS encoding 4Fe-4S dicluster domain-containing protein encodes MGEEGQARLINIYIMGKKYKVPETLTILKAIEFAGYQFIRGCGCRGGICGACATVYRTAGDYRLKSGLACQTVVEPEMYLTQIPFYPANKSTYDIEELEPDAASLIEHYPELLRCMGCNACSKVCPQDLETMEYMSAAMKGELERVAELSFECLMCGLCASRCPGENVQYNIGILARRLYARHLRPEAPDLEQRVEEIEHGKYEDDLEVLIKASEEVLRRRYDETQADREPD; translated from the coding sequence ATGGGTGAAGAAGGCCAGGCCCGCCTGATCAACATCTACATCATGGGCAAGAAGTATAAGGTGCCCGAGACGCTGACCATTCTCAAGGCCATCGAGTTCGCTGGCTATCAGTTCATCCGCGGCTGCGGCTGCCGCGGCGGCATCTGCGGCGCCTGCGCCACGGTCTACCGCACGGCGGGTGACTACCGGCTCAAGAGCGGTCTGGCCTGCCAGACCGTCGTCGAGCCCGAGATGTACCTGACCCAGATCCCCTTCTACCCGGCCAACAAGTCGACCTACGACATCGAGGAACTGGAGCCCGACGCGGCCAGCCTGATCGAGCACTATCCGGAGCTGCTGCGCTGCATGGGCTGCAACGCCTGCAGCAAGGTCTGTCCCCAGGACCTCGAGACGATGGAGTACATGTCGGCGGCGATGAAGGGCGAGCTGGAGCGCGTCGCCGAGCTGTCCTTCGAGTGTTTGATGTGCGGGCTGTGCGCCAGCCGCTGTCCCGGCGAGAACGTCCAGTACAACATCGGCATCCTGGCCCGGCGTCTCTACGCCAGGCACCTGCGCCCCGAGGCCCCGGACCTGGAGCAGCGTGTCGAGGAGATCGAGCACGGTAAGTACGAAGACGACCTCGAGGTGTTGATCAAGGCCTCCGAGGAGGTTCTGCGTCGACGCTACGACGAGACGCAGGCCGACCGCGAACCCGACTGA
- a CDS encoding FAD-binding protein, whose translation MGYTPELKELISKVEQTRPRRLARRRAPANIVAHREEKGPFRDLRDLLKVEGFDEELLAEIKDQIALEDQPGRININTADAQELGHVKGIGYFPPMTMEERDRVLNKFHPDYKDTGMRELALGPNTGERVPDEFADLVEAHSLVAEVEVDLADPAYSVDVLVIGGGGAGSAAALVSQEAGAEVLMVTKLRHGDANTVMAEGGIQGADKPQDNPVIHFLDAYGGGHFTNDRELVAALTNDAPLVLKWLETLGVMFGKNDEGEMHVLHGGGTSRKRMHSAGDMTGAEIMRVLRDEIRNRPRIQVVEFAPAVELVKDHQGRCAGAVLRNMETGEHLIVRAKATVLATGGIGRLHIQGFATTNHYGATADGLIMGYRAGARLRFMDSIQYHPTGTAYPEQNVGLLITEKVRGLGAEPVNRHGEDFVFPKEPRDVESSAIMRECLERGNGVKTPTGRLGVWLDSPMIEILKGPGTIARELPAKYKQFMRHGIDISKEPMLVYPTLHYQNGGLWISADTATDVPGLFAAGEVSGGVHGRNRLMGNSLLDITVFGRRAGQAAAAYAEEVNLGKLTLEHVEEWEAELESGGVQTERVSPMLLPDYRYKTG comes from the coding sequence ATGGGCTACACCCCCGAACTCAAGGAACTGATCAGCAAGGTCGAACAGACCCGGCCGCGTCGTCTGGCCCGCCGCCGGGCCCCCGCCAACATCGTCGCCCACCGCGAGGAGAAGGGGCCGTTCCGCGATCTGCGAGACCTGCTCAAGGTCGAGGGCTTCGACGAGGAGCTGCTGGCCGAGATCAAGGACCAGATAGCCCTGGAGGATCAGCCCGGCAGGATCAACATCAACACCGCCGACGCCCAGGAGCTCGGCCACGTCAAGGGCATCGGCTACTTCCCGCCGATGACCATGGAGGAGCGCGACCGCGTCCTCAACAAGTTCCACCCCGACTACAAGGACACCGGGATGCGCGAGTTGGCCCTGGGACCCAATACGGGCGAGCGCGTACCCGACGAGTTCGCCGACCTGGTCGAGGCCCACTCCCTCGTCGCCGAGGTCGAAGTCGATCTCGCCGATCCCGCCTACAGCGTCGACGTTCTGGTAATCGGCGGCGGCGGGGCTGGATCGGCGGCGGCCCTCGTGTCCCAGGAGGCCGGCGCCGAGGTGCTGATGGTCACCAAGCTGCGCCACGGCGACGCCAACACCGTCATGGCCGAGGGCGGCATCCAGGGCGCCGATAAACCCCAGGACAACCCGGTCATCCACTTCCTCGACGCCTACGGCGGCGGCCATTTCACCAACGACCGCGAGCTCGTCGCCGCCCTGACCAACGACGCGCCCCTGGTACTCAAGTGGCTGGAGACACTCGGGGTGATGTTCGGCAAGAACGACGAGGGCGAGATGCACGTCCTCCACGGCGGCGGCACCTCGCGCAAGCGGATGCACTCCGCCGGCGACATGACCGGCGCCGAGATCATGCGCGTGCTGCGCGACGAGATCCGCAACCGCCCCCGGATCCAGGTCGTCGAGTTCGCCCCCGCCGTCGAACTGGTCAAGGATCACCAGGGGCGCTGCGCCGGAGCCGTGCTGCGCAACATGGAAACCGGCGAGCACCTCATCGTCCGCGCCAAGGCCACCGTGCTGGCCACCGGCGGCATCGGCCGCCTGCACATCCAGGGCTTCGCCACCACCAACCATTACGGCGCCACCGCCGACGGCTTGATCATGGGCTACCGCGCCGGCGCCCGGCTGCGCTTCATGGACTCCATCCAGTACCACCCCACCGGAACCGCCTACCCGGAACAGAACGTCGGCCTGCTGATCACCGAGAAGGTCCGCGGCCTGGGCGCCGAACCGGTCAACCGCCACGGCGAGGACTTCGTCTTTCCCAAGGAGCCCCGCGACGTCGAATCCTCGGCCATCATGCGTGAGTGCCTGGAACGAGGCAACGGCGTCAAGACACCCACCGGCCGTCTCGGCGTCTGGCTCGATTCCCCGATGATCGAAATCCTCAAGGGCCCCGGCACCATCGCCCGCGAGCTGCCCGCCAAGTACAAGCAGTTCATGCGCCACGGTATCGACATCTCCAAGGAGCCGATGCTGGTCTACCCCACCCTGCACTATCAGAACGGCGGGTTGTGGATCTCGGCGGACACCGCCACCGACGTCCCCGGACTGTTCGCCGCCGGCGAGGTCTCCGGCGGGGTCCACGGGCGCAACCGGCTGATGGGCAACTCCCTGCTCGACATCACCGTCTTCGGCCGCCGTGCCGGCCAAGCCGCCGCCGCCTACGCCGAGGAGGTCAACCTCGGCAAGCTGACCCTCGAGCACGTCGAGGAATGGGAGGCCGAACTGGAATCAGGCGGCGTTCAGACCGAGCGCGTCAGCCCGATGCTGCTGCCCGACTACCGCTACAAAACCGGTTAA
- a CDS encoding DUF4405 domain-containing protein, translating to MSDDTRKKIAESRWLDWLDKRFRLKQYIIDSMEHPVKPWMRKWYYCLGGLTLTMFILLVITGIILLQHYKPTTAGAAESVAFIMGDVWMGWLIRGVHHWAANLMMVLVVAHMVRVFVTGAYKNPRELNWVTGVFLLLSTLGFYVTGYTLPWDQRGFELAQGVVDLTRRIPLVGNPIAGLITSEPVVGDEALNFFYMMHVIILPLVIFILLLFHFVMIRRQGIAEPL from the coding sequence ATGTCCGACGACACCCGCAAGAAGATCGCCGAGAGCCGCTGGCTGGACTGGCTCGATAAACGCTTCCGGCTCAAGCAATACATCATCGACAGCATGGAGCATCCGGTCAAGCCGTGGATGCGCAAGTGGTACTACTGCCTCGGCGGCCTGACCCTGACGATGTTCATCCTGTTGGTGATCACCGGTATCATCCTGCTCCAGCACTACAAGCCGACCACCGCCGGCGCCGCCGAGTCGGTGGCCTTCATCATGGGCGACGTCTGGATGGGCTGGCTGATCCGCGGTGTCCACCACTGGGCCGCCAACCTGATGATGGTCCTCGTCGTGGCCCACATGGTCCGCGTCTTCGTCACCGGGGCCTACAAGAACCCCCGGGAGCTCAACTGGGTCACCGGCGTCTTCCTGCTGCTGTCGACCCTGGGGTTCTACGTCACCGGCTACACGCTGCCCTGGGACCAGCGGGGCTTTGAACTGGCTCAGGGCGTCGTCGACCTGACCAGGCGCATCCCCCTCGTCGGCAACCCCATCGCCGGGCTGATAACCTCGGAGCCCGTCGTCGGTGACGAAGCGCTGAACTTCTTCTACATGATGCACGTGATCATTCTGCCCCTGGTGATCTTCATTCTGCTGCTGTTCCACTTCGTGATGATCCGCCGCCAAGGCATCGCCGAGCCGCTCTAA
- a CDS encoding DUF2062 domain-containing protein, whose amino-acid sequence MGCRRGKRLKGRTIWRRARRWLRLQYLRFLRSDSSPHKAALGLAVGVFIGIFPTFGLGALMAVGLAFLFRFSKVAAVVGSAIMNPITSPFFWGLSLTIGAWLTGNEVAAVARLIDEGELWSAAGEVVWTYLAGNTLLALALAGLFYGLGYGAVRAYQEARRRRMLESLPDPPRRAP is encoded by the coding sequence ATGGGTTGCCGTCGCGGCAAACGTCTCAAGGGCCGTACGATCTGGCGTCGGGCCAGGCGCTGGTTGCGTTTGCAGTACCTGCGCTTTTTGCGCTCGGATTCCTCGCCGCACAAGGCGGCCCTGGGTTTGGCCGTCGGTGTGTTCATCGGGATCTTTCCCACCTTCGGCCTGGGGGCCTTGATGGCCGTGGGTTTGGCCTTCCTCTTCCGCTTCAGCAAGGTGGCGGCGGTGGTGGGTTCGGCGATCATGAACCCGATCACCTCGCCCTTCTTCTGGGGGCTGTCCTTAACCATCGGTGCGTGGTTGACGGGCAACGAGGTCGCCGCGGTGGCCCGGTTGATCGACGAGGGCGAGCTGTGGAGCGCCGCCGGCGAGGTGGTCTGGACCTACCTGGCGGGCAACACCTTGCTGGCTCTGGCGCTAGCCGGTCTGTTCTACGGGCTGGGCTACGGGGCGGTGCGGGCTTACCAGGAGGCCCGTCGCCGCCGAATGCTGGAGAGCCTGCCCGACCCGCCGCGACGGGCGCCTTGA
- a CDS encoding AAA family ATPase — MLESDEPRARGVAPWRSITPKVTSKLQLKLNGNEAEFSGPGNENLRLLEKLLDIRLNLRGEQVKLTGQPENVQAAQDLLSQFARAAKRGHVVQPAEVRAAVANLTEPPSAQLGFDEVVATSITVGSRKVVKPRTAGQKRLIGALFHSDIVLAIGPAGTGKTYLSVAVGLANLHRGAVNRLILARPAVEAGESLGYLPGAPEEKIAPYLRPLYDALYAMLKRDRVLTLIEHGVIEIVPLAYMRGRTLDNAYVILDEAQNTTHRQLKMFLTRLGGGSKAAVVGDVTQIDLPRPRESGLLLAQDFLADIEGLSFVHLTRSDIVRHGLVARIVEAYERFDSAAEASDGGENDDGTGEETAEVSGDVTNDGATDD; from the coding sequence ATGCTTGAATCAGACGAGCCCCGCGCCCGGGGCGTAGCGCCGTGGAGGTCGATCACGCCGAAGGTCACCAGCAAGCTACAGCTAAAGCTCAACGGCAACGAGGCCGAGTTCAGTGGGCCGGGTAACGAGAATCTCAGGCTGTTGGAGAAGTTGCTCGATATCCGTTTGAACCTGCGCGGCGAGCAGGTCAAGCTCACCGGTCAGCCCGAGAACGTCCAGGCGGCCCAGGACCTGCTGAGCCAGTTCGCCCGGGCGGCCAAACGCGGCCACGTCGTCCAGCCCGCCGAGGTCCGCGCCGCCGTGGCTAACCTGACCGAGCCGCCCAGCGCCCAATTGGGCTTCGACGAGGTCGTGGCCACCAGCATTACCGTCGGCTCGCGCAAGGTGGTCAAGCCGCGCACCGCCGGTCAGAAGCGCCTGATCGGCGCCCTCTTCCACTCGGATATCGTCCTGGCCATCGGTCCGGCGGGCACGGGCAAGACCTACCTCTCCGTGGCCGTCGGTCTGGCCAACCTGCACCGCGGGGCGGTCAACCGGCTGATCCTGGCCCGTCCGGCCGTCGAGGCCGGCGAGAGCCTGGGCTATCTCCCCGGAGCCCCGGAGGAGAAGATCGCCCCCTACTTGCGTCCGCTCTACGACGCCCTTTACGCCATGCTCAAGCGGGACCGGGTGTTGACACTGATCGAGCACGGCGTGATCGAGATCGTCCCGTTGGCCTATATGCGCGGCCGGACCCTGGACAACGCCTACGTCATCCTCGACGAGGCCCAGAACACCACCCATCGCCAGTTGAAGATGTTCCTGACCCGCCTCGGCGGGGGCAGCAAGGCCGCCGTGGTCGGTGACGTGACCCAGATCGACCTGCCCCGACCGCGGGAGAGCGGGCTGCTGCTGGCCCAGGACTTTCTCGCCGACATCGAGGGGCTGAGCTTCGTCCACCTGACCCGCTCCGACATCGTCCGTCACGGCCTGGTGGCACGCATCGTCGAGGCCTACGAGCGCTTCGACAGCGCCGCCGAAGCTTCCGACGGCGGCGAAAACGACGACGGGACCGGCGAAGAAACCGCCGAGGTTAGCGGCGACGTGACCAACGACGGAGCGACCGATGACTGA
- a CDS encoding HDIG domain-containing protein, with protein sequence MTDRDEIERRNETGPIRLWRILPRLGVGLAIIVVLSLLTFPSKTFYSFDFEIGDVADNDVISPIKYPVPKTEAELKAEIQSRRSEVRPIYIYTDELLREGWSEFRRLLADLRAALEAENPPGEKWTELAQSLSGRYRVDFAPELLELLRDEPELLTELQKLPDTLESAFVNGVVEDKTDMDEGALVNGLLLRYPAEDLYFARAYEQIADLGEIRERVLGLIAPYLEKEELTRNLVDVVARFIQPTIYLDEEATAERIVAAEGGVDRVSYWVSENERIVAAHEVITPEVYRKLKALESFRSSRGILYVTLGRAAIITVFLFIFTLFLYTYRRRYFNSLRYWILSGLILILVVGLSQLIITFFFQQVPQIGYLLPAALAGVLFTILLDTETAIIGSLVASVMLGLLTGLEVRYLFVFLTAGLAAVFSATNLRTRSSLYWITLKVAAAKLLVIAAIGLSFSDTLPETLNNAVLGAVGSLISVFIASLVLPIFESLFHITTPVQLLELSDVNHPLLRKLNERAPGTYFHSLNVGVLAEAAAGTVGANALLAKVGAYYHDIGKIDKPDYFSENIHGESKHDSLSPSMSSLVIRSHVKNGVELARKHRLPRGVIQIIREHHGTGLISFFYQQALQLDEHNILEKKDFRYPGPLPRSKEAAIVMLADSVESASRTITNTTVSSIRILVRNVVNSKFVDGQLSACDLTLNDLSAISESFVKTLTGLLHSRIEYPDEIVHRPTALPDTDAESDEESA encoded by the coding sequence ATGACTGATCGCGACGAGATCGAGCGCCGCAACGAGACGGGTCCGATCCGCCTGTGGCGGATCCTGCCCCGCCTCGGCGTCGGCCTGGCGATCATCGTCGTTCTCTCCCTGCTGACCTTCCCCTCGAAGACCTTCTACAGCTTCGATTTCGAGATCGGTGACGTCGCCGACAACGACGTCATCAGTCCAATCAAGTATCCGGTGCCCAAGACCGAGGCCGAACTCAAGGCGGAGATCCAGTCCCGCCGCAGCGAGGTGCGGCCGATCTATATCTACACTGACGAACTGTTGCGCGAGGGCTGGAGCGAGTTCCGCCGCCTGCTGGCCGATCTGCGCGCGGCCCTGGAGGCCGAAAACCCTCCCGGGGAGAAGTGGACCGAACTGGCCCAGAGCCTGAGCGGTCGCTACCGGGTGGATTTCGCCCCGGAGCTGCTGGAGTTGTTGCGTGATGAGCCCGAGCTGCTGACCGAACTGCAGAAGCTGCCCGATACCCTGGAGAGCGCCTTCGTCAACGGCGTCGTCGAGGACAAGACGGACATGGACGAGGGCGCCCTGGTCAACGGCCTGTTGTTGCGCTATCCGGCGGAGGACCTCTACTTCGCCCGGGCCTACGAGCAGATCGCTGATCTGGGTGAGATCCGCGAGCGCGTCCTCGGCCTGATCGCACCCTATCTCGAAAAAGAGGAGTTGACCCGCAACCTCGTCGACGTCGTGGCCCGCTTCATCCAGCCCACGATCTACCTTGACGAGGAGGCCACCGCCGAGCGCATCGTCGCCGCCGAGGGCGGTGTCGACCGCGTATCCTATTGGGTCAGCGAGAACGAGCGCATCGTCGCCGCCCACGAAGTGATCACCCCGGAGGTCTATCGCAAACTCAAAGCCCTGGAGAGCTTCCGCTCCAGCCGGGGCATCCTCTACGTCACCCTGGGTCGGGCGGCGATCATCACCGTCTTTTTGTTCATCTTCACCCTCTTCCTCTACACCTACCGCCGGCGTTACTTCAATAGCCTGCGTTACTGGATCCTCTCCGGGTTGATCCTGATCCTCGTCGTCGGCCTGAGCCAACTGATCATCACCTTCTTCTTCCAGCAGGTGCCCCAGATCGGCTACCTGCTGCCCGCGGCCCTGGCCGGAGTATTATTCACCATCCTGCTGGACACCGAGACGGCCATCATCGGCTCCCTGGTGGCCAGCGTGATGTTGGGGCTGCTGACCGGCCTCGAGGTCCGCTACCTTTTCGTCTTCCTCACCGCCGGTCTGGCGGCGGTTTTCTCGGCCACCAACCTGCGAACACGCAGCTCGCTCTACTGGATCACCCTCAAGGTGGCCGCGGCCAAGCTGCTGGTCATCGCCGCCATCGGGCTGTCCTTCTCCGACACCCTGCCCGAGACCCTCAACAACGCCGTTCTCGGAGCCGTCGGCTCGTTGATCTCCGTCTTCATCGCCAGTCTGGTGCTGCCGATCTTTGAGAGCCTCTTCCATATCACCACCCCGGTCCAACTACTCGAGCTCTCCGACGTCAACCACCCCCTGCTGCGCAAGCTCAACGAGCGCGCCCCGGGAACCTACTTCCACAGCCTCAACGTCGGTGTGCTGGCCGAGGCCGCCGCAGGCACCGTCGGCGCCAACGCCCTGCTGGCCAAGGTCGGCGCCTACTACCACGATATCGGCAAGATCGACAAGCCCGACTACTTCAGCGAGAACATCCACGGCGAGAGCAAGCACGACAGCCTGTCGCCCTCGATGAGCTCCCTGGTCATCCGCAGCCACGTCAAAAACGGCGTCGAGCTGGCCCGCAAACACCGCCTGCCCCGGGGCGTGATCCAGATCATCCGCGAGCACCACGGCACCGGGCTGATCAGCTTCTTCTACCAGCAGGCCCTACAGCTCGATGAGCACAACATCCTGGAAAAGAAGGACTTCCGCTATCCTGGACCCCTGCCGCGCTCCAAGGAGGCCGCCATCGTCATGCTGGCCGACTCCGTCGAGAGCGCCAGCCGGACGATCACCAACACCACCGTCTCCTCGATCCGCATCCTGGTCCGCAACGTGGTCAACTCCAAGTTCGTCGACGGCCAGCTCTCGGCCTGCGATCTGACCCTCAACGATCTGTCCGCCATCTCGGAGAGCTTCGTCAAGACCCTCACCGGACTGCTGCACTCCCGCATCGAGTACCCCGACGAGATCGTCCACCGACCGACCGCCCTACCCGATACCGACGCCGAAAGCGACGAGGAGTCTGCATGA
- the ybeY gene encoding rRNA maturation RNase YbeY gives MTPARFPNYEVLVHNHQRLHWVEPELPRRSALLTLALEKAESCSLAVVLFDDEQTVELNERYLDRAETTDVLAFNLDGDDAGRSGSPPLLGDVFVNVEQALRQAADYQLRVEREIAILTAHGVLHLLGYDDADEHGSNEMMARCSLVVDHEWLTAYLGDR, from the coding sequence ATGACCCCCGCCCGCTTCCCCAACTACGAGGTCCTCGTCCACAACCACCAGCGGCTCCACTGGGTGGAGCCCGAACTGCCCCGGCGCAGCGCCCTGCTGACTCTGGCCCTGGAGAAAGCCGAATCCTGCAGCCTGGCCGTGGTGCTCTTCGACGACGAGCAGACCGTCGAGCTCAACGAGCGCTACCTCGACCGAGCGGAAACCACCGACGTGCTGGCCTTCAACCTCGACGGCGACGACGCAGGACGCTCCGGCTCCCCACCCCTGCTCGGCGACGTCTTCGTCAACGTCGAGCAGGCCCTGCGCCAGGCCGCCGATTACCAGTTGCGCGTCGAGCGTGAAATCGCCATCCTCACCGCTCACGGCGTGTTGCACCTGCTCGGTTACGACGACGCCGACGAGCACGGCAGCAACGAGATGATGGCCCGCTGCTCCCTCGTCGTCGATCACGAATGGCTGACCGCCTACCTCGGTGACCGCTGA
- a CDS encoding phosphatase PAP2 family protein, with amino-acid sequence MSQSFNNALEGIVYALKTERNIRIHFIVGVVVIGGSLFLNISRLELVLIIVAVALVLVAELINTAIEKAMDLMTTTYHPLAKLVKDIAAGAVFIAAIAAVIVGYLVLFKGLKPHIFSVIRAVKGSPEYVTLISFTLVIILVILGKVLFGRGSPLHGGMPSGHAAVSFAIFAIVTLVTENPLVSVLVFLLALIIADTRIRRGIHTWREVTAGALLGIGVVSLNYWLFLT; translated from the coding sequence ATGTCCCAGAGTTTCAACAACGCCCTCGAGGGCATCGTCTACGCCCTCAAGACCGAGCGCAACATCCGCATCCACTTCATCGTCGGCGTGGTGGTTATCGGCGGCTCGCTGTTCCTGAACATCTCCCGGCTGGAGCTGGTGCTGATCATCGTCGCCGTGGCCCTGGTCCTGGTGGCCGAGCTGATCAACACGGCCATCGAGAAGGCGATGGACCTGATGACCACCACCTACCATCCCCTGGCCAAGCTGGTCAAGGATATCGCCGCCGGGGCCGTCTTCATCGCCGCCATCGCCGCGGTCATCGTCGGCTACCTGGTGCTGTTCAAGGGGCTCAAGCCCCACATCTTCTCGGTCATCCGGGCGGTCAAGGGCAGTCCGGAGTACGTCACCCTGATCAGCTTCACCCTGGTGATCATCCTGGTGATCCTGGGCAAGGTCCTCTTCGGTCGGGGCTCGCCGCTGCACGGCGGGATGCCCTCGGGTCACGCCGCGGTCAGCTTCGCCATCTTCGCCATCGTCACCCTGGTGACGGAGAACCCCCTGGTCAGCGTCTTGGTGTTTCTGTTGGCCCTGATCATCGCCGACACGCGCATCCGCCGCGGCATCCACACCTGGCGCGAGGTCACCGCAGGAGCCCTGTTGGGCATCGGGGTGGTCTCGCTCAACTACTGGCTGTTCCTGACCTGA
- a CDS encoding family 10 glycosylhydrolase translates to MRGRRVAFLVLLTVSAALAQPRRLTPEGRGLWVPAWELSGPGAVERVVETAVAHGFNELFLQVRYRGDALYQPNRHDTTFPNPEPRSAYLARAPAGYDPLEHALELCRASGLRLHAWVVCFEITGGRVPASPAHVVNRHPEWLAYGRDGRPMAVGHRAWLDPGVAAVRDYTADVLGDLAANYAVDGLHLDYVRYESPRTGFNPLALEEFTRETGFTSPSAAPAVWADWRREQITRFVAAVARRLGELRPEMLLSAAVYAERDTTARDEVSQDWGRWLRAGYLDLLVTMSYFTDEAMIARQLERAVECADGSLVYAGLLLRELHDERRFIPPGELRVYYDAVRLRGADGMALFSYSDLREYQAVGLEPGELFDGAAAAPLPAASAGQFGSITPGAD, encoded by the coding sequence ATGCGGGGACGGCGCGTCGCTTTCCTGGTGTTGTTGACGGTCTCGGCGGCTCTGGCCCAACCACGGCGGTTGACACCGGAAGGGCGGGGTCTCTGGGTGCCGGCCTGGGAGCTGAGCGGTCCGGGGGCCGTCGAGCGCGTGGTGGAGACGGCGGTCGCCCACGGCTTCAACGAGCTGTTCCTCCAGGTTCGCTACCGCGGTGATGCCCTCTACCAGCCGAACCGCCACGACACCACCTTTCCCAACCCCGAGCCGCGCTCGGCCTACCTCGCCCGGGCCCCGGCGGGTTACGATCCCCTGGAGCATGCTCTGGAGCTCTGTCGCGCCTCCGGGCTGCGTCTCCACGCCTGGGTGGTTTGCTTCGAGATCACCGGCGGCCGCGTCCCCGCTTCCCCCGCCCACGTCGTCAACCGGCATCCCGAGTGGCTGGCCTACGGCCGTGACGGCCGTCCGATGGCCGTCGGACATCGGGCCTGGCTCGATCCCGGCGTTGCGGCGGTGCGCGACTACACCGCCGATGTGTTGGGCGATCTGGCGGCCAACTACGCCGTCGACGGCCTGCACCTGGACTACGTCCGTTACGAGAGCCCGCGCACCGGCTTCAACCCCCTGGCTCTGGAGGAGTTCACCCGGGAGACGGGTTTCACTTCACCGTCGGCCGCACCCGCCGTCTGGGCGGACTGGCGCCGGGAACAGATCACCCGCTTCGTCGCCGCGGTCGCCCGCCGCCTCGGGGAGTTGCGTCCGGAAATGCTTCTCTCCGCTGCCGTCTACGCCGAACGCGATACCACGGCCCGCGACGAGGTCAGCCAGGACTGGGGTCGCTGGCTGCGTGCCGGTTACCTGGACCTGCTGGTGACGATGAGCTACTTCACCGACGAGGCGATGATCGCTCGCCAGCTAGAGCGGGCCGTCGAGTGCGCCGACGGTTCCCTGGTCTACGCCGGTCTGCTGCTGCGCGAGCTGCACGACGAACGTCGCTTCATCCCGCCGGGGGAGCTGCGCGTTTACTACGACGCCGTCCGCCTGCGAGGCGCCGACGGCATGGCCCTGTTCAGCTACTCGGACCTGCGTGAGTATCAGG